One Oryza glaberrima chromosome 10, OglaRS2, whole genome shotgun sequence DNA segment encodes these proteins:
- the LOC127752552 gene encoding cation/calcium exchanger 1-like, producing the protein MAKPSATSAAAAAPPPAARVLIGASVNVAFLLLLAFFFFISPRGGSPPEVVSSSKEVGIRGRRDGGSDGGGGVFRVESYGERCEHVGEEDGPDRRRFPRGYVDYLYLFDCVFGEERRVLGYAVMAAWLAVLFYLLGDTAAVYFCSSLEGLSRLLRLSPAIAGVTLLSLGNGAPDALSTIASFASGGGEGETTAVGLNGVLGSAMLVSSAVLGVIGVRLGARGVAVDRVDFYRDASFLLAALAAVAVVLAAGEVTIWGALAFTSLYVVYVVAVAFTHSRAPSKGHGAEADHTADAFSELCNVAETKFYGDQEPLLPDTAPLLSYYPGDGDGDRGGGGSKKKIRSAFWSVLRALELPLWLPRRLTIPDASKERWSKPAAVTAVTMAPVLLSHLCSRATGITSPLAVLLGVLAGASLGAVAFFTTSPDAPPADHLAAWLAAGFVMSVAWAYAVATELLALLVSAAHVMGVDSAALGLTVLAWGNSLGDLVANLAVASRGGGGGGAQVAVAGCYGGPVFDVLVGLGVSMLLSSWASHPRPVAMPAEAGPFQTLGFAAAGICWAVVVMSRRGMRVDRTLGFGLLAIYLCFLCINISQALGPV; encoded by the coding sequence ATGGCAAAGCCTTCtgccacgtcggcggcggcggcggcgccgccgccggcggcgagggtgctGATCGGTGCCAGCGTCAACGTGGCCTTCTTGCTCCTgctcgccttcttcttcttcatctcgccacgcggcggctcgccgccggaggtggtTTCGTCGTCGAAGGAGGTCGGGATCCGGGGGCGTCGCgatggcggcagcgacggcggcggcggcgtgttccGGGTTGAGAGCTACGGGGAGAGGTGCGAGCacgtcggcgaggaggatggCCCTGATCGCCGGCGATTCCCGCGTGGCTACGTCGACTACCTGTACCTGTTCGACTGCGTGttcggcgaggagcggcgggtTCTTGGCTACGCCGTGATGGCGGCGTGGCTCGCCGTGCTGTTCTACCTGCTCGGTGACACGGCGGCGGTGTACTTCTGCTCCAGCCTCGAGGGCCTCTCGCGGCTGCTCCGCCTCTccccggcgatcgccggcgtgACGCTCCTGTCGCTCGGGAACGGCGCGCCCGACGCGCTCTCCACCATCGCGTCATTCGCCTCcggcgggggagagggggagaccACCGCCGTGGGGCTCAACGGCGTGCTGGGGAGCGCGATGCTCGTGTCCTCCGCGGTGCTCGGCGTCATCGGCGTCCGCCTCGGCGCGCGCGGGGTCGCCGTGGACAGGGTGGACTTCTACCGCGACGCGtctttcctcctcgccgccctcgccgccgtggccgtcgtcctcgccgccggcgaggtgacaATCTGGGGCGCCCTCGCCTTCACCTCCCTCTATGTCGTctacgtcgtcgccgtcgccttcacCCACAGCCGCGCCCCGAGCAAAGGccacggcgcggaggcggaccACACGGCGGACGCCTTCTCCGAGCTCTGCAACGTCGCAGAGACGAAGTTTTACGGCGACCAAGAACCACTCCTCCCCGACACTGCACCGCTACTCAGCTACtaccccggcgacggcgacggcgaccgaggcggcggcggctccaagaagaagatcaggagCGCGTTCTGGTCGGTGTTGCGCGCGCTGGAGCTCCCACTATGGCTTCCACGGCGGCTGACCATCCCGGACGCGAGCAAGGAGCGGTGGAgcaagccggcggcggtgaccgcGGTCACCATGGCGCccgtcctcctctcccacctctgcAGCCGCGCCACCGGCATCACCTCgcccctcgccgtcctcctcggcgtcctcgccggcgcgtccctcggcgccgtcgccttcttcaCCACCTCCCCGGACGCGCCCCCAgccgaccacctcgccgcctgGCTCGCCGCCGGGTTCGTCATGAGCGTGGCCTGGGCGTACGCCGTGGCGACCGAGCTCCTCGCGCTGCTGGTCTCCGCGGCGCACGTCATGGGCGTCGACTCGGCGGCGCTGGGGCTCACCGTGCTCGCGTGGGGGAACTCCCTGGGCGACCTCGTCGCCAACCTCGCCGTGgcgtcgcgcggcggcggcggcgggggcgcgcaGGTGGCCGTGGCCGGGTGCTACGGCGGGCCGGTGTTCGACGTGCTCGTGGGCCTCGGCGTGTCGATGTTGCTGTCGTCGTGGGCCTCGCATCCGCGGCCCGTGGCAATGCCGGCGGAGGCCGGCCCATTCCAGACGCTGggcttcgccgccgcggggaTTTGCTGGGCCGTGGTGGTGATGTCCAGGAGAGGGATGAGGGTGGACAGGACGCTGGGGTTTGGGCTCCTGGCCATTTACTTGTGCTTTCTTTGCATCAACATTTCTCAGGCACTTGGACCGGtatga
- the LOC127753365 gene encoding cationic amino acid transporter 3, mitochondrial-like — protein sequence MARRLSWQDLQASGSAIATRLSLQDLQCLVRRKPACSAADRAESSAAGAPAGGGKGRHLAKALSVPDLIAIGVGSTIGAGIYVLVGTVAREHAGPALTLSFLIAGIAAALSALCYAELSCRFPSAGSAYHYSYICIGESVAWLIGWALILEYTIGGSSVARGISPNLALFFGGHEKLPFFLTQIHVKWLETPLDPCAAILVLIVTALLCLGIKESSFVEGIITIANVIVMLFVICAGGYLAFQNGWSGYNDEQGYFPKGVAGVLSGSATLFFAYIGFDAVASTAEEVKNPQRDLPWGMCLTLSLCCFLYMMVSIVIVGLVPYYALDPNTPISSAFAKYGMQWAVYIISTGAVFALIASLIGAILPQPRIVMAMARDGLLPPLFSAVDPTTQIPTLSTILSGICAAILALFMDVSELAGMVSVGTLLAFTMVAISVLIVRYAPPNEIATKVALPGSSESLTSDSGYSEPDEENSEDLLGNVQDIPTANEANKIRRQKAIACIILIFLGVVTIVSSVSFSFFPLFLRSIAGAFGSLLLVSATIALWFIGQDKSSLRQTGGFMCPFVPILPVCCILINVYLLMNLGIHTWIRVSMWLAVGAIIYVFYGRKYSSLTGVAYQRISPA from the exons ATGGCGAGGCGCCTCTCGTGGCAGGATTTGCAGGCGTCGGGCTCGGCCATCGCGACCCGCCTCTCGCTGCAGGACTTGCAGTGCCTGGTGCGGAGGAAGCCGGCGtgctccgccgccgaccgcgccgagtcctcggcggcgggggcgccggcCGGTGGGGGCAAAGGGCGGCACCTCGCCAAGGCGCTGTCCGTTCCTGACCTCATCGCCATCG GTGTTGGCTCAACGATTGGTGCCGGCATCTATGTCCTGGTAGGAACTGTGGCTCGTGAGCATGCAGGACCAGCCTTGACCCTTTCCTTTCTGATAGCTGGCATAGCAGCTGCTCTTTCAGCATTGTGCTATGCAGAGCTCTCTTGCCGTTTTCCATCGGCGGGAAGTGCCTATCACTACTCATACATTTGCATTGGAGAAAG TGTCGCTTGGTTGATTGGTTGGGCTCTGATTCTGGAGTACACAATTGGTGGGTCATCAGTGGCTCGTGGCATATCTCCGAACTTG gcTCTATTTTTTGGTGGCCATGAGAAGCTTCCCTTTTTCCTAACACAAATACATGTTAAATGGCTTGAAACCCCGCTTGATCCTTGTGCTGCTATTCTTGTATTGATAGTTACTGCATTACTTTGCCTGGGAATTAAGGAG AGTTCATTTGTGGAAGGCATCATCACCATTGCAAATGTTATAGTTATGCTGTTCGTCATTTGTGCTGGTGGATACTTAGCATTCCAGAATGGCTGGAGTGGCTATAATGATGAACAAGG TTACTTCCCTAAAGGTGTGGCTGGTGTTCTATCTGGATCAGCAACCCTCTTCTTTGCCTATATTGGCTTTGATGCAGTTGCTAGCACAGCTGAAGAG GTGAAGAATCCCCAACGTGATCTTCCATGGGGAATGTGTCTGACCTTGTCCTTGTGCTGCTTCCTCTACATGATGGTTTCTATTGTTATTGTTGGCTTGGTGCCATATTATGCATTGGATCCTAACACTCCTATTTCATCTGCTTTTGCTAAATATGGAATGCAATGGGCAGT GTACATTATTTCCACTGGGGCTGTTTTTGCTCTTATAGCATCCTTGATAGGTGCTATTCTCCCTCAG CCAAGAATTGTGATGGCTATGGCAAGAGATGGATTGCTTCCACCACTCTTTTCAGCTGTTGATCCAACGACCCAAATCCCAACCTTGAGCACAATATTGTCAGGGATATGTGCTGCTATCCTGGCTCTTTTCATGGACGTCTCAGAATTGGCAGGGATG GTAAGCGTGGGCACACTATTGGCATTTACTATGGTTGCCATTTCTGTTTTAATAGTGCGATATGCTCCTCCAAATGAGATAGCAACGAAAGTGGCTCTTCCAGGTTCATCTGAATCACTAACTTCAGACTCTGGGTATTCAGAACCAGATGAGGAAAATTCGGAGGATCTTTTGGGCAACG TTCAAGACATACCTACTGCCAATGAAGCCAACAAGATAAGGCGACAGAAAGCCATAGCATGCATTATACTAATTTTTCTTGGGGTTGTCACCATTGTTTCTTCagtttctttctccttttttccgtT ATTTTTGCGATCCATTGCAGGTGCCTTTGGTAGTTTGCTTTTGGTTAGTGCTACCATTGCACTCTGGTTCATTGGGCAAGACAAGAGCTCTTTAAGACAAACCGGAG GTTTTATGTGCCCATTTGTTCCTATACTTCCAGTATGTTGCATCCTCATCAACGTATACCTGCTTATGAACCTTGG GATTCATACGTGGATTCGTGTTTCGATGTGGCTAGCGGTTGGTGCCATCATATACGTCTTCTATGGGAGGAAGTACAGCTCACTGACAGGGGTAGCCTATCAACGGATTTCACCTGCATAG
- the LOC127752547 gene encoding protein RRP6-like 2 translates to MEEADDAPPPWRPSKPAAAIDGSSGPLAAAAARLSGRSRALPSSRDFHFYNNFPSFRSPVGAAAARAGASLAALGAAPFYPKRHPPFPGDDLDDAQDWVVGVIDDLAEQFGASMDEFKAAREEEEATGRRATEEDGFQVVYGKKKKKVMGGGGGEEGVGRGGEAFGGGSGSVKMATRDKLAAPGAKAKVPFHIPTIPRPQDVHRILVDNSSKPFEHSWLEKSDDGSRVVHPLEKIPMEQLVDRDFPESEPIKPPALDDTPFTHVEDLKSLEVLATKLKSATEFAVDLEHNHYRSFQGLTCLMQISTRTEDFIVDTLKLRKYLGDYLREIFKDPTKKKVMHGADRDIIWLQRDFGIYVCNLFDTGQASRILQMDRNSLEHLLHHFCGVTANKEYQSADWRLRPLPDEMIKYAREDTHYLLYIYDLMRLRLVKESSDENDLLLEVYKRSKEICLQLYEKELLTHSSYLYIHGLKENEFDARQLSVLANIYKWRDSVARGEDESTGYILPNKTLLEIAKQMPATTGRLKRIVKSKNSYLERHLGHVISTIRSAIANCDAFESIAEQLKKGRLEELAVANMKSNDGDTEMVPADDGNNDDDNVGPSDEHGAVASVENVGAASHCTGNVTSGASSVNVQLENPAETKSLGILSGVSGQDMEVLSNGDRKQVAKATVQVSKRPTAFGALLGKPTSGRRQNLFSGFSSGQNKVDKIKSSVALPFHNFCGGAKSPATSIPLEESVRPEPESIQYSDPACQTEDVIQLGTETDGPQPPENHNEDGQGHLVPDDMEMSRSPPEHSSAGAKQRFQSLNESRNQQQNHKPHQEPEFNHQLKPFDYAEARKNITFGERKAERIKDNAVARAINKDSGDKGRTSNQFGAGENEGNRQNPRGRQAFTPSGNRSATYH, encoded by the exons ATGGAAGAAGCGGACGACgccccgccgccgtggaggcccagcaagccggcggcggccatcgacgGCTCGTCGgggcccctcgccgccgccgccgcgcgcctctcCGGCCGCTCCCGCGCGCTCCCATCCTCCCGCGACTTCCACTTCTACAACAACTTCCCCTCCTTCAGGTcccccgtcggcgccgccgccgccagggcgggcgcctccctcgccgccctcggcgccgcccccttctACCCGAAGCGGCACCCGCCGTTCCCCGGGGACGACCTCGACGACGCCCAGGACTGGGTCGTCGGCGTCATCGACGACCTGGCCGAGCAGTTCGGCGCCTCCATGGACGAGTTCaaggcggcgcgggaggaggaggaggcgactgGCCGGAGGGCGACGGAGGAGGACGGGTTCCAGGTTGTTTacggcaagaagaagaagaaggtgatgggcggcggcggcggcgaggagggggttGGTAGAGGTGGTGAGGCGTTTGGTGGTGGTTCTGGCTCGGTGAAGATGGCCACCAGGGATAAGTTGGCCGCGCCGGGGGCGAAGGCGAAGGTGCCATTCCACATTCCCACCATCCCGCGGCCGCAGGACGTGCACCGCATATTGGTGGACAACTCGAGCAAGCCATTCGAGCATTCCTGGCTTGAGAAGAGCGATGATGGTTCCCGTGTTGTCCATCCATTG GAAAAGATCCCCATGGAACAATTGGTTGACAGAGATTTTCCTGAAAGCGAGCCGATAAAGCCTCCTGCTTTGGATGATACCCCTTTTACACATGTCGAAGACTTGAAATCCTTGGAGGTGCTAGCGACAAAGCTGAAGAGTGCAACCGAGTTTGCT GTTGATTTGGAACACAACCACTATAGGTCTTTTCAGGGTCTGACCTGCCTGATGCAGATTTCAACTAGAACTGAGGACTTTATAGTGGACACTCTTAAGCTTCGTAAATATCTTGGTGATTACTTAAGAGAAATTTTTAAAGAcccaacaaagaaaaag GTAATGCATGGTGCAGATCGTGATATAATATGGCTTCAACGGGACTTTGGCATATATGTATGCAACCTTTTTGACACAGGCCAG GCTTCAAGAATCTTGCAGATGGACCGCAACAGCCTGGAGCATCTTTTGCATCATTTCTGTGGAGTGACTGCAAACAAAGA ATATCAGAGCGCAGATTGGAGGTTGAGACCACTTCCTGATGAAATGATCAA GTATGCTAGAGAAGATACACATTATCTGCTTTACATATATGATTTGATGAGACTGAGACTGGTGAAAGAGTCTTCAGATGAAAATGATCTTCTTTTAGAG GTTTACAAGCGAAGCAAAGAAATTTGCCTGCAACTATATGAGAAAGAACTGCTGACACATTCATCATATCTTTACATACATGG GTTGAAAGAAAATGAATTTGATGCAAGGCAGCTGTCAGTTCTTGCT AATATATATAAATGGAGAGATTCCGTTGCTCGTGGCGAGGATGAGAGCACTGGTTATATATTGCCGAATAAGACGCTGCTTGAGATAG CAAAGCAGATGCCTGCGACCACTGGGAGGTTAAAAAGAATAGTGAAATCAAAAAATTCATATCTTGAACGCCATCTTGGCCATGTTATTTCCACTATCAGGAGTGCCATTGCAAATTGTGATGCTTTTGAAAGTATAGCTGAGCAGTTAAAGAAGGGACGTCTGGAAGAG TTGGCAGTGGCAAACATGAAGAGCAACGATGGAGACACTGAAATGGTTCCTGCTGATGATGGTAATAACGATGATGATAATGTTGGCCCGAGTGATGAACATGGTGCTGTTGCCAGTGTTGAAAATGTTGGCGCTGCTTCTCATTGTACTGGGAATGTTACAAGTGGAGCTTCTTCAGTTAATGTACAGCTAGAAAACCCTGCAGAAACTAAGAGCTTAGGAATCTTGTCGGGTGTTTCTGGACAAGATATGGAGGTACTGAGCAATGGTGATAGGAAGCAA GTAGCAAAAGCCACAGTTCAAGTGTCAAAGAGACCTACAGCTTTTGGAGCTCTATTAGGGAAACCAACTTCTGGAAGAAGACAAAACCTTTTTTCAGGGTTTTCAAGCGGGCAG AATAAGGTGGACAAGATAAAATCTTCAGTGGCACTTCCTTTCCATAATTTCTGTGGCGGTGCAAAATCTCCGGCCACTAGCATTCCATTGGAAGAATCAGTGCGTCCTGAACCAGAAAGCATCCAGTATAGTGATCCAGCTTGTCAGACGGAAGATGTTATACAGTTGGGCACTGAAACAGATGGTCCCCAACCCCCAGAAAATCACAATGAAGATGGACAAGGCCACCTTGTACCTGATGACATGGAGATGTCTAGGTCCCCTCCTGAGCATTCTTCTGCTGGTGCCAAGCAACGCTTCCAGTCACTCAACGAAAGTAGAAACCAACAACAGAACCACAAGCCACACCAAGAACCAGAATTTAACCACCAGCTGAAGCCTTTTGATTACGCTGAAGCCAGAAAGAACATAACATTTGGAGAGCGTAAAGCCGAGAGAATCAAAGACAATGCAGTGGCCAGGGCAATAAACAAGGATTCTGGAGATAAAGGTAGAACCTCAAACCAATTCGGTGCTGGAGAGAACGAGGGGAATCGCCAGAATCCTCGGGGGCGACAGGCATTCACGCCTTCTGGCAACAGAAGTGCTACATACCATTAG
- the LOC127752553 gene encoding beta-glucuronosyltransferase GlcAT14A-like: MRSPVGRREVVVSGVFTALLVLSILSLPSLLLTGPAYKSWPFLAAARDDSTTGSGGGAGYYPVSFAYLISASTGDAARAARLLAALYHPANCYLLHLDREAPAEEHRRLAELVSGQPVYARAGNVWIVGRPNLVTYRGPTMLSTTLHAVAMLLRLGRRWDWFVNLSASDYPLVTQDDLMDVFSRLPRDLNFIQHTSHLGWKIKKRARPVILDTALYEADRSELIRPANLTTNRRNLPTAFKLFTGSAWTMMSRQFAEYFTVGYDDNLPRTLLLYYTNFVSSPEFYFQTLACNSRRFRNTTVNHDLHFIRWDSPPKQHPLYLGPRDYRRMLLSAAPFARKFREDDPVLDRIDRDILRRDGAAPGRAFAYGGWCSEGGVRLCSNPQEAGRKGMIKAGAGSRRLRAMLNKMMNARNFRRQQCR, from the exons ATGAGGTCTCCGGTGGGCCGCAGGGAGGTGGTGGTCTCCGGCGTCTTCACCGCGCTCCTCGTCCTCTCCATCCTCTCCCTCCCGTCGCTCCTCCTCACCGGCCCGGCGTACAAGAGCTGGccgttcttggcggcggcgagggacgacTCCACcaccgggagcggcggcggcgcgggttaCTACCCGGTGTCGTTCGCGTACCTCATCTCGGCGtcgacgggcgacgcggcgcgggcggcgcggctgctGGCGGCGCTGTACCACCCGGCCAACTGCTACCTGCTCCACCTGGACCgggaggcgccggcggaggagcaCCGGCGGCTGGCGGAGCTGGTGTCCGGGCAGCCCGTGTACGCGCGCGCCgggaacgtgtggatcgtggggCGCCCCAACCTCGTCACCTACCGCGGCCCGACGATGCTGTCCACGACGCTGCACGCGGTGGCGATGCTGCTCCGGCTCGGCCGCCGGTGGGACTGGTTCGTCAACCTCAGCGCCTCCGACTACCCGCTCGTCACCCAGGACG ATTTGATGGATGTGTTCTCCAGGTTGCCTAGGGATCTCAACTTCATACAGCATACCAGCCATCTTGGCTGGAAGAT AAAGAAGAGGGCGCGGCCGGTGATCCTCGACACGGCGCTGTACGAGGCCGACCGGTCGGAGCTCATCCGTCCGGCGAACCTCACCACCAACCGGCGAAATCTCCCCACCGCCTTCAAGCTCTTCACAG GTTCAGCGTGGACGATGATGTCGCGGCAGTTCGCCGAGTACTTCACCGTCGGCTACGACGACAACCTGCCGCGGACGCTGCTGCTCTACTACACCAACTTCGTCTCCTCGCCGGAGTTCTACTTCCAGACGCTGGCCTGCAACTCCCGGCGGTTCAGGAACACCACGGTGAACCACGACCTGCACTTCATCCGGTGGGACAGCCCGCCCAAGCAGCACCCGCTCTACCTCGGCCCCAGGGACTACCGCCGGATGCTGCTCAGCGCCGCGCCCTTCGCCAGGAAGTTCAGGGAGGACGACCCCGTCCTGGACAGGATCGACCGGGACATcctccgccgcgacggcgccgccccggGCCGGGCTTTCGCCTACGGCGGGTGGTGCTCCGAGGGGGGCGTCAGGCTGTGCTCCAACCCGCAGGAGGCCGGGAGGAAGGGCATGATAAAGGCCGGTGCAGGGTCCAGGAGGCTCAGGGCCATGCTCAACAAGATGATGAATGCGAGAAATTTCAGGAGGCAGCAGTGTAGGTGA